The Anguilla rostrata isolate EN2019 chromosome 1, ASM1855537v3, whole genome shotgun sequence nucleotide sequence CGACGAGAAAAAAATTCAAGCTTTGCCGAGAAAAACCGAGTCGCCCTCACCTGTGCCCGTCGCATCCAGCCCCAACGACGAAGGAACATCACCAAAGCCGGCGGCTGACACGCCGGTCTCAGTTCCGGATGCTAAACCTATCCAGTTCGGCAACCCGGAGGCCGTCTACCAAGGACTCTACAGCCCCACCCGGCCCATCAGTAAAGAGCACGAGAGAAGATATTTCGAGAGAAGTTTCAATCTGGGCTCGCCTATTTCCGCTGAATCATTCCCGACACCCGCCGCTCTCACCACTTTAGATCAGCTTCTGTTTGCTCCCGTGGACTTAAAAATCGGCACCAGCAACAGCAACCGCAGCGGTACCACCAGCAGCATCCCTACCACTGCCATCAGGAACACCATCAAAAGGTTATCATCCGACAATGAACGGAAGGGGAAACCTGTCGCGAAGAAACCCAAAGCAATCAGAAAGCTCAATTTCGAAGACGAAGTTACAACTTCACCCGTGCTTggtctgaaaataaaagaaggTCCGGTCGATCTAAAGCCGAGACCACTGTCATCCGGAGGAAACAAGCCTTTAGGCGAGTTCATCTGTCAGCTCTGCAAGGAAGAATATGTTGACCCGTTTTCTTTAGCTCAGCACAAGTGCTCCAGAATAGTGAGGGTTGAATATAGGTGTCCTGAATGTGACAAGGTTTTCAGCTGCCCAGCAAACCTTGCCTCACACAGGCGTTGGCATAAACCGAGACCTCAAAACGCAGCAGCAATATCAGCTGCCCAGAATACCAAATCTGATATCGCCAAGATGCCTTCAGGTGTCAAGGCCGTGTCCGAAGA carries:
- the insm1b gene encoding insulinoma-associated protein 1b → MPKGFLVKRNRKAGHVSYRIRSDEENDEKKIQALPRKTESPSPVPVASSPNDEGTSPKPAADTPVSVPDAKPIQFGNPEAVYQGLYSPTRPISKEHERRYFERSFNLGSPISAESFPTPAALTTLDQLLFAPVDLKIGTSNSNRSGTTSSIPTTAIRNTIKRLSSDNERKGKPVAKKPKAIRKLNFEDEVTTSPVLGLKIKEGPVDLKPRPLSSGGNKPLGEFICQLCKEEYVDPFSLAQHKCSRIVRVEYRCPECDKVFSCPANLASHRRWHKPRPQNAAAISAAQNTKSDIAKMPSGVKAVSEDEKETRTDIVCDRDTPSPGLSESGSEDGLYDCHQCGKKFKRQAYLRKHLLGHQALQNKILEDQEFQNAVKEETLGQVPVSDESQSLGPLNLSPVECLLCPVCGENFPNRASQERHLRLLHSSQVFPCKYCPTTFYSSPGLTRHINKCHPSENRQVILLQMPVRPAC